The following are encoded in a window of Paramormyrops kingsleyae isolate MSU_618 chromosome 12, PKINGS_0.4, whole genome shotgun sequence genomic DNA:
- the LOC111853958 gene encoding G2/M phase-specific E3 ubiquitin-protein ligase-like: MQQWQRQKKASPKSQLKVTFLGEAGVDTGALRKEFLTEMLSEIERKLFVCNGDGKGKNPVYCLNSLDQKYFRIAGEIMSVSLAHGGPPPSFLREWCFQYLCSGDADHLQVCTSDVLDMEMSLLIAKVNDATEDSITDLTDEIINCGYTGVVSLEKKDRIVRAIVLHYTMRVLPMLDQLRKGLQLYDLLVLMEKYPDICLPLFVPVHSDDRVNSTFIMENCKTLFSEKGSVRRRQECG; the protein is encoded by the exons ATGCAGCAATGGCAACGGCAAAAGAAAGCTTCCCCAAAAAGTCAACTGAAAGTCACTTTTTTAGGGGAAGCAGGTGTTGATACTGGTGCCTTAAGGAAAGAATTCTTAACAG AAATGCTTTCAGAAATTGAAAGGAAGCTGTTTGTCTGTAATGGTgatggaaaagggaaaaaccCTGTTTACTGTTTGAACAGCTTAGACCAGAAGTATTTCAG GATTGCTGGAGAAATAATGTCAGTGAGTCTGGCTCATGGTGGGCCCCCACCTTCCTTTCTTCGTGAGTGGTGCTTTCAGTACCTGTGCTCTGGTGATGCTGACCACTTACAGGTCTGTACCAGTGATGTTTTAGATATGGAGATGTCCCTGCTTATTGCAAAG gttAATGATGCCACTGAAGACAGCATAACAGACCTGACTGATGAAATTATAAACTGTGGATACACAGGAGTTGTGTCTCTGGAAAAGAAGGACCGTATTGTCAG AGCTATTGTACTACATTACACCATGAGGGTTCTCCCTATGCTGGATCAGCTCAGAAAAGGTCTCCAGCTTTACGATCTATTGGTTCTCATGGAGAAGTATCCTGACATCTGCCTTCCTCTGTTTGTTCCAGTCCATTCTGATGACAGa GTCAACTCTACCTTCATAATGGAAAATTGCAAAACTCTATTCAGTGAGAAGGGTTCTGTCAG aaGACGACAAGAATGTGGATGA